The following proteins come from a genomic window of Methanothermobacter thermautotrophicus:
- a CDS encoding VWA domain-containing protein: MKRIIHLSNILRDRGVPVSVRGTLDASEAYRIFKGRPELRDALFSIYVKDMRHADAFREAYDEVFGVPVENESEGSGEAEGLNHFRVSENFSGNSEVEIGIEDIAQLKPEIEEFTDPSMDYAAVMDRDMSTINSFDPEIFELCRRLGIKIANRRSRRLRQSRRMRPDIRRSIRKNIKHGGTVLELIRSEPRERKSQHIFLSDVSGSCDWISNWFFCIIYAAQRTFYRSRFFDFDSRIVETTHLLDEDDLYDAFRNLRESRIRNLMIHGTSNMYTAFRDFIEGVNFTGKSYIVILSDCRDWAGPRRDGIPESVELVAEMSERARKVMILNPEPEKKWDVVDSCVSLYRDAGASVMEVRTLRQLAEVIEGL, encoded by the coding sequence ATGAAGAGGATCATTCATCTCTCAAACATATTAAGGGATAGGGGCGTCCCGGTAAGTGTAAGGGGCACCCTGGACGCATCTGAGGCCTACCGAATATTTAAGGGGAGGCCTGAACTCAGGGATGCCCTTTTCTCTATTTACGTTAAGGACATGAGACACGCGGATGCATTCAGGGAGGCCTATGATGAGGTCTTCGGAGTTCCAGTGGAAAATGAATCAGAGGGATCTGGGGAAGCTGAAGGGCTAAATCATTTCAGGGTTTCAGAAAATTTTTCAGGTAATTCAGAGGTTGAGATTGGAATTGAGGATATTGCACAGCTCAAACCTGAGATCGAGGAATTCACTGACCCTTCAATGGATTATGCTGCAGTCATGGACAGGGACATGTCCACCATCAATTCATTCGACCCCGAGATATTTGAACTATGCCGCAGACTTGGAATAAAAATCGCAAATAGGCGTTCAAGGAGGCTACGCCAGTCCAGGAGAATGAGGCCTGATATAAGGCGGAGCATAAGGAAGAACATTAAACATGGGGGCACAGTGCTTGAACTTATACGGTCAGAACCAAGGGAGAGGAAGAGCCAGCACATATTCCTCAGTGATGTGAGCGGGTCATGTGACTGGATAAGCAACTGGTTCTTCTGCATAATCTACGCTGCACAGCGCACCTTCTACCGTTCACGTTTCTTCGACTTCGACAGCCGTATAGTTGAGACAACACACCTCCTGGATGAGGACGATCTCTACGATGCATTCAGGAATCTCAGGGAGTCAAGGATACGTAATTTAATGATCCACGGAACTTCAAACATGTACACAGCGTTCAGGGACTTTATTGAAGGTGTAAACTTCACGGGGAAATCCTACATAGTTATCCTCTCAGACTGCAGGGACTGGGCAGGTCCAAGGCGGGATGGTATCCCTGAGAGTGTTGAACTGGTAGCTGAGATGTCAGAGAGGGCCCGGAAGGTCATGATACTTAACCCGGAACCTGAAAAGAAGTGGGACGTCGTGGATAGCTGTGTTTCACTTTACAGGGATGCCGGGGCAAGCGTGATGGAGGTCAGGACACTCAGACAGCTTGCAGAGGTTATAGAGGGTCTCTAA
- a CDS encoding MoxR family ATPase has product MNIKEKLDKIDKSLRNVGYIPGRDIIITLFLSSELKKPVLVEGPPGTGKTLLAKKTAEAMGREFFRIQCYEGITFEQIVGEWNYQKQLLSLERSRIHGSDEDVFREDYFIKRPLLSAFINEKPSLLLIDEIDKADEEVESFLLQALGEKQITVNDLGTFDLRNDIMVFLTSNSQRNLLDETRDRCLYLHIDYPDPQREMEIVRAHIPSAPEDLIRETVMLINRIRGLGIIKKPSIRATVDWIRTIMALGRDRLDSETLKETLGVVIKNRADEAKVLDLVESVDGKDEEDHSSLKHIKG; this is encoded by the coding sequence ATGAATATAAAAGAAAAGCTGGATAAAATCGACAAATCACTCAGAAATGTGGGATACATCCCGGGCAGGGATATCATCATAACCCTTTTTCTCTCATCAGAACTGAAAAAACCTGTTCTGGTGGAAGGCCCGCCAGGGACCGGTAAAACACTTCTCGCTAAGAAAACTGCAGAGGCCATGGGGAGGGAGTTCTTCAGGATACAGTGCTATGAGGGTATAACCTTCGAGCAGATAGTCGGAGAATGGAACTACCAGAAACAGCTTCTGAGTCTTGAAAGGTCAAGGATCCATGGATCCGATGAGGATGTCTTCAGAGAGGATTACTTCATAAAAAGACCCCTTCTATCTGCATTTATAAATGAGAAACCATCACTGCTCCTGATAGATGAGATAGACAAGGCAGATGAGGAGGTCGAGAGCTTCCTCCTCCAGGCCCTCGGCGAGAAGCAGATAACAGTCAATGACCTGGGAACCTTTGACCTGAGGAATGATATAATGGTTTTCCTCACATCCAACTCCCAGAGGAACCTTCTGGATGAGACAAGGGACAGGTGCCTCTACCTCCACATAGATTACCCTGACCCCCAACGTGAGATGGAGATCGTGAGGGCCCACATCCCATCAGCACCAGAGGACCTCATCAGGGAAACTGTAATGCTCATAAACAGGATAAGGGGACTGGGCATCATCAAGAAGCCATCCATAAGGGCCACGGTGGACTGGATCAGAACCATCATGGCACTTGGAAGGGATAGACTGGACTCTGAGACGCTTAAGGAAACCCTTGGAGTTGTTATAAAGAACAGGGCAGATGAAGCAAAGGTCCTTGACCTTGTGGAATCGGTTGATGGGAAAGATGAAGAGGATCATTCATCTCTCAAACATATTAAGGGATAG
- a CDS encoding S1C family serine protease, which yields MEAEEQDLMDAYSEAVTGAADRVSPSVVRVTTVSRTEKRTLGGGSGLIYTENGHIITNSHVVHGAERIDVTLNTGEEYRATVVGDDPHTDIAVLKIEPQDELRTPEFADSSRVRVGQLALAIGNPFGFQFTVTAGVVSATGRSLRTMTGRLVDGVIQTDAALNPGNSGGPLVDFRGRVLGINTALIRPAQGLCFAIPSNTVREVADKLIEDGKIRRAHLGVACQNMVLKPDTVEKLKLDSDRGVMVVSLSGGPAGDAGVMRGDIIVSLDSEPVETVDDLHRILNEEKIGRECELHIIRGSEICKIRVKPSELQ from the coding sequence ATGGAAGCTGAAGAGCAGGATTTAATGGATGCCTACTCAGAGGCTGTTACGGGGGCAGCCGATAGAGTGAGCCCTTCAGTCGTAAGGGTAACAACGGTGTCCAGGACAGAAAAAAGGACACTGGGGGGAGGTTCAGGCCTCATATACACTGAAAATGGCCACATAATCACAAACAGTCATGTTGTGCATGGAGCAGAGAGAATTGACGTAACACTCAACACAGGAGAAGAGTACAGGGCCACTGTTGTTGGTGATGACCCCCACACCGACATCGCGGTTCTGAAAATAGAACCTCAGGATGAACTCAGGACACCTGAATTTGCAGACTCCAGCAGGGTGAGGGTTGGACAGCTTGCCCTTGCAATAGGCAACCCCTTCGGGTTCCAGTTCACAGTAACAGCAGGGGTGGTGAGTGCAACCGGCAGATCCCTGAGGACCATGACAGGCAGACTCGTTGATGGGGTTATACAGACAGATGCGGCACTTAACCCTGGAAACTCAGGCGGGCCACTGGTTGATTTTCGTGGAAGGGTCCTTGGAATAAACACTGCCCTTATAAGGCCTGCTCAGGGTCTTTGCTTTGCAATACCATCAAATACAGTCAGGGAAGTCGCAGATAAACTCATAGAGGATGGTAAAATAAGGAGAGCACACCTGGGAGTGGCCTGCCAGAACATGGTGCTCAAGCCAGACACGGTTGAGAAGCTGAAACTGGATTCAGACAGGGGAGTTATGGTGGTATCACTCTCAGGCGGCCCTGCAGGAGATGCTGGAGTCATGAGGGGTGATATAATAGTATCACTGGACTCAGAACCCGTTGAAACAGTTGATGACCTTCACAGGATCCTAAATGAAGAAAAAATTGGCAGGGAATGTGAGCTGCATATCATAAGAGGATCTGAGATATGCAAAATCCGGGTGAAACCCTCAGAACTCCAATGA
- a CDS encoding manganese efflux pump MntP family protein, with the protein MKVDLLSMVLIGVGLAMDAFSISVSRGLTLHESETNYALLSALSFGTFQAVMPVLGWVSGLEIQRLVSALAPWAAFLLLLIIGLKMIYESLIMEEDEFIFSYRELLLLSIATSIDAFAVGVSFALLDISILLPVIVIGLITFILSLAGSYLGERIGHIFENRLEALGGVVIILIGIKILLENVPLT; encoded by the coding sequence ATGAAAGTGGATCTTCTATCAATGGTGCTCATAGGAGTTGGCCTTGCAATGGATGCCTTCAGCATATCTGTGAGCCGTGGCCTTACACTACATGAATCAGAGACAAACTACGCCCTGCTATCTGCATTATCCTTCGGGACATTCCAGGCTGTTATGCCTGTCCTTGGATGGGTATCCGGCCTTGAGATCCAGAGGCTCGTATCAGCCCTTGCACCATGGGCAGCATTCCTTCTGCTCCTCATAATAGGCCTTAAAATGATCTACGAAAGCCTGATCATGGAGGAGGATGAATTCATCTTCAGTTACCGTGAACTCCTTCTACTCTCAATTGCAACCAGCATCGATGCCTTTGCAGTGGGTGTAAGCTTCGCCCTCCTTGACATATCCATATTGCTCCCTGTAATCGTCATAGGCCTGATCACATTCATACTGTCACTTGCCGGTAGCTACCTGGGGGAGAGGATAGGCCACATATTTGAAAACCGCCTTGAGGCCCTTGGTGGTGTGGTTATAATCCTAATAGGCATCAAGATCCTCCTGGAAAATGTTCCGCTCACCTGA
- a CDS encoding carbon-nitrogen hydrolase family protein, which yields MRLGICQMMVTEDKGENVDTAVKMIVEASERGAQLIVLPEMFTCPYDVNLFQEYAEEEDGDSIRTLRSAARKLGVHLVAGSIPEKTAEGIYNTSFVIDDRGNIIGRHRKVHLFDIRMPGEITFRESESLIAGDSVTVIETPHGVLGVGICYDMRFPELSRMMALRGAEILIFPGAFNMTTGPAHWKLLVRSRALDNQCYCAAVSPARNPSASYVAYGHSMVADPWGSVVCDAGASPSVVTADIDMETVERIRRELPLLRNRRPDVYRWRFGALNDNCP from the coding sequence ATGAGGCTTGGAATATGTCAGATGATGGTAACTGAGGATAAAGGGGAGAATGTTGATACTGCAGTGAAGATGATTGTGGAGGCCTCTGAAAGAGGCGCCCAGCTCATTGTTCTCCCTGAAATGTTCACATGCCCCTACGATGTAAACCTCTTTCAGGAGTATGCAGAGGAGGAGGATGGAGATTCCATAAGAACACTGAGGTCAGCTGCAAGGAAACTGGGGGTCCACCTGGTTGCAGGTTCCATCCCCGAGAAGACAGCAGAGGGTATCTACAACACCTCCTTTGTGATAGATGATAGGGGAAACATCATCGGGAGACACCGTAAGGTCCACCTCTTCGACATCCGCATGCCCGGGGAGATAACCTTCAGGGAATCAGAAAGCCTCATAGCCGGCGACTCTGTAACTGTTATAGAAACTCCCCACGGGGTTTTGGGTGTGGGTATATGCTATGATATGCGTTTCCCTGAACTTTCACGGATGATGGCACTGAGGGGTGCGGAGATCCTCATATTTCCAGGGGCATTCAACATGACAACCGGTCCGGCCCACTGGAAACTCCTTGTAAGGTCAAGGGCCCTGGATAACCAGTGCTACTGTGCTGCTGTATCACCTGCAAGGAATCCATCTGCATCCTATGTTGCCTATGGCCACTCCATGGTCGCTGATCCATGGGGTTCTGTTGTCTGTGATGCCGGCGCATCCCCCTCTGTGGTCACAGCCGATATTGACATGGAAACCGTTGAGAGAATCCGCAGAGAGCTTCCACTCCTGAGAAACAGGAGGCCAGATGTTTACAGGTGGAGATTTGGTGCCTTGAATGATAATTGTCCATAA
- the cruF gene encoding bisanhydrobacterioruberin hydratase CruF, translated as MSDRAGRTSIVILLTGILLAVSSYFVSGVRIEGYWILSVIFIISMAVPSFISTMGSLKSRGFLLILLLGIYAISIETLAIITGFPYSEFHYGDMIGLKILGYTPFTVPFAWLPLFLGSAYLAKESVEGRAKFMVLATLIAVLTDVVIDPAAVNLRFWVWENPGIFYGVPLQNFAGWILSGLGAAMISLLVAGDSLQEMGNGTVSSLYLIMCFWTGVCLFRGLEMPFIVGLTLIALILRTSKFKLW; from the coding sequence ATGTCTGATAGGGCTGGAAGAACCTCAATTGTGATACTTCTCACTGGTATCCTGCTGGCTGTGAGCTCATACTTTGTTAGCGGGGTGAGGATAGAGGGTTACTGGATCCTGTCAGTTATATTCATAATTTCAATGGCGGTTCCATCATTCATATCAACCATGGGGAGCCTTAAGTCCCGTGGCTTTTTACTGATACTTCTCCTTGGCATCTATGCAATTTCGATTGAAACCCTTGCCATAATAACCGGTTTTCCCTACTCTGAATTCCACTATGGGGACATGATCGGCCTGAAGATACTGGGCTACACACCCTTCACGGTCCCCTTCGCATGGCTGCCCCTCTTCCTTGGATCAGCCTACCTTGCAAAGGAGTCTGTTGAGGGCAGAGCTAAGTTTATGGTCCTTGCAACCCTGATTGCTGTATTAACCGACGTTGTTATTGACCCGGCTGCAGTTAACCTCAGGTTTTGGGTCTGGGAGAATCCAGGGATCTTCTATGGGGTTCCACTACAGAACTTCGCGGGCTGGATTCTATCTGGCCTTGGGGCTGCAATGATCTCACTGCTGGTGGCCGGTGACTCCCTGCAGGAGATGGGTAATGGTACTGTATCAAGCCTTTACCTGATAATGTGTTTCTGGACAGGTGTCTGCCTCTTCCGGGGGCTTGAAATGCCCTTCATTGTGGGTCTAACACTGATTGCACTCATATTAAGAACATCCAAGTTTAAATTATGGTGA
- a CDS encoding prenyltransferase, with the protein MKAILGYVGFLFRISRPRFWIYTGGTYVIGYTLGASGFSDFMSPAYYIYLLYFFFPANIFIYGVNDWWDEDTDILNPKKGSREHMLVHDERKRLKGSIILVTAISFLLMLSQTLTETLIFLGFLFLSYFYSAPPLRFKEKPFLDFSSNYLYIMPGLFGYNLASGSLPDPMILFAGYCHIAAMHIFSAVPDTDYDSMAGINTTPVFIGRRPALALSAFFWLLLSIITVYLTGFHPLSFLVFIYPAFPLSVLLIRKIRIEEIYWYLPHVNTALGGLLFIALVNHRVFHWI; encoded by the coding sequence ATGAAGGCTATTCTGGGATATGTGGGGTTTCTCTTCAGAATATCCAGACCCAGGTTCTGGATCTACACAGGAGGAACCTATGTTATAGGATACACCCTGGGTGCCTCAGGATTCTCAGATTTCATGTCCCCTGCCTACTACATCTACCTCCTATACTTCTTCTTCCCGGCCAATATCTTCATATACGGGGTTAATGACTGGTGGGATGAGGATACTGATATTCTGAACCCCAAGAAGGGCTCCAGAGAACACATGCTGGTTCATGATGAGAGGAAAAGATTGAAGGGATCCATAATACTGGTAACCGCCATTAGCTTTCTCCTGATGCTCTCACAGACATTGACAGAGACCCTGATATTTCTCGGCTTTCTTTTTTTATCATACTTCTACAGTGCGCCTCCACTTCGCTTCAAGGAGAAGCCCTTCCTGGATTTCTCATCCAACTACCTCTATATAATGCCGGGTCTCTTTGGATATAACCTTGCATCAGGTTCCCTACCGGATCCCATGATCCTCTTTGCCGGGTACTGCCATATTGCAGCAATGCACATCTTCTCGGCTGTACCAGACACCGACTATGACAGCATGGCAGGTATAAACACCACACCGGTTTTCATTGGCAGAAGGCCGGCCCTTGCACTTTCAGCATTCTTCTGGTTGCTCCTGTCCATTATAACAGTTTACCTCACAGGGTTCCATCCGCTGAGCTTCCTGGTGTTCATATACCCGGCATTCCCCCTTTCAGTGCTTCTGATAAGGAAAATAAGAATAGAGGAGATATACTGGTATCTGCCCCATGTTAACACCGCCCTTGGAGGGCTCCTGTTCATTGCACTTGTAAACCACAGGGTGTTTCACTGGATATAG
- a CDS encoding phytoene/squalene synthase family protein, whose product MPLIDEKIYSIFKRGSKTYFYSTLFFPKKVRRDVFILYSFLRKADDYVDRVPQDIDGFYGFVERYRRAYSGEITGDVVVDSFVELSRRKKFEDDWTEAFLRSMEMDLSVSSYSTMSDLDEYLLGSSEVVGLFMASIMGLDTDSYPYARYLGRAMQYVNFIRDIAEDIELGRLYFPLDELERFGLESLDPHEIRGREDNFRSFLRAQIDIYREWQRTAEKGYSYIPYRYLVPIKTAADMYMWTSRIIERDPMIVYSRKVKPSRGRVVSGAVFNIFRLMGSIRVSRGP is encoded by the coding sequence ATGCCTTTGATTGACGAGAAAATTTACTCAATATTTAAGAGGGGAAGTAAAACATACTTTTACAGCACGCTCTTCTTCCCAAAGAAAGTCAGGAGAGACGTTTTTATACTTTACAGCTTCCTTCGAAAGGCCGATGACTACGTTGACCGGGTACCACAGGATATTGATGGCTTCTATGGATTCGTGGAAAGGTACAGGAGAGCATACTCCGGTGAAATCACAGGGGACGTGGTGGTTGACTCCTTCGTGGAACTTTCAAGGAGGAAGAAATTTGAGGATGACTGGACAGAGGCCTTCCTGAGGTCCATGGAGATGGATTTAAGTGTTTCATCCTACAGTACAATGTCGGACCTGGATGAGTACCTCCTTGGCTCATCAGAGGTTGTGGGGCTCTTCATGGCGTCCATAATGGGCCTTGACACGGATTCATACCCCTATGCAAGGTACCTTGGAAGGGCCATGCAGTACGTGAACTTCATAAGGGACATTGCAGAGGACATTGAGCTCGGCAGGCTCTACTTTCCCCTGGATGAACTTGAAAGGTTTGGACTCGAATCCCTTGATCCTCATGAGATAAGGGGCAGGGAGGATAATTTCAGGTCATTTCTGAGGGCTCAGATAGACATCTACAGGGAATGGCAGAGGACAGCTGAGAAGGGATACAGCTACATCCCCTACCGTTACCTCGTACCAATAAAGACAGCGGCTGACATGTACATGTGGACATCAAGGATCATTGAAAGGGACCCCATGATAGTCTACAGTAGAAAGGTTAAGCCATCAAGGGGTCGTGTCGTCTCAGGGGCGGTATTTAACATATTCCGCCTCATGGGTTCCATAAGGGTAAGCAGAGGCCCATGA
- a CDS encoding NAD(P)/FAD-dependent oxidoreductase: protein MNMVIVGAGFGGISAAALLAKNGVEVTVIEKNEGPGGRASVYSEGGFTFDMGPSWYLMPDVFENFFAEFNAKPEDFYRLKKLEPAYRVFFDDRGFVDVSSDIKKNYELFDSFEENGGEKLREYLESAGKLYESVVKEMLYRDYRSVLDFLNGKLLLQGLRLNILESLEHFVNKRFKSDEARKILQYSMGFLGSAPQDTPSMYHIMSHIDMTLGVFYPEGGIRRVAQSIYELALEHGARFHFNEEVKRIEVRDGLATSVITDRNIYEADAVLVNADYPHSELELLDEPQRTYDEAYWDSRVMAPSAFVAYLGVDRVIDALDHHNLFLERDWADKFQEVFDPQRARWPEKPSYYVNVPSRTDTTAAPQGSDTLFILVPLAPGMDDNEELREGLYRRVMDDLEKKVGENIRDHVVVKRIFAINDFRDRYNAYKGTALGLSHTLRQTALWRPSHKSKKVKNLYYTGHYTHPGIGVPMTLVSSQIVCNEIMEDTGK from the coding sequence ATGAACATGGTTATCGTGGGAGCTGGATTCGGGGGAATATCTGCTGCAGCACTCCTTGCAAAGAATGGGGTGGAAGTAACTGTTATTGAGAAAAATGAGGGTCCGGGGGGACGTGCAAGTGTCTACAGTGAGGGCGGATTCACCTTTGACATGGGACCATCATGGTACCTCATGCCAGACGTTTTTGAAAACTTCTTTGCAGAGTTCAATGCTAAGCCAGAAGATTTCTACAGGCTTAAAAAACTTGAACCAGCCTACCGTGTCTTCTTTGATGATAGAGGATTCGTTGACGTATCATCTGATATTAAGAAGAACTATGAACTCTTTGACAGTTTTGAGGAAAATGGTGGTGAGAAACTCAGGGAATACCTTGAATCAGCAGGTAAACTCTATGAATCAGTGGTTAAGGAAATGCTCTACAGGGACTACAGATCAGTCCTGGACTTCCTTAATGGAAAGCTCCTGCTACAGGGATTGAGGCTTAACATACTTGAATCTCTTGAACACTTCGTCAACAAGCGATTCAAGAGTGACGAGGCCCGCAAGATACTTCAGTACTCAATGGGGTTCCTTGGAAGCGCACCACAGGACACGCCCTCAATGTATCATATAATGTCCCACATCGACATGACCCTTGGAGTCTTCTACCCGGAGGGTGGCATAAGGAGGGTCGCACAATCAATATATGAACTCGCACTTGAACATGGGGCCAGATTCCACTTCAACGAGGAGGTTAAAAGGATAGAGGTACGCGATGGTCTTGCAACATCCGTCATAACCGACAGGAACATCTATGAAGCCGACGCAGTCCTGGTGAATGCTGATTACCCCCACAGTGAACTGGAACTCCTTGATGAACCCCAAAGGACCTATGATGAGGCGTACTGGGATTCCAGGGTAATGGCACCATCAGCCTTTGTAGCCTACCTGGGGGTTGACCGCGTTATCGATGCCCTTGACCACCACAACCTGTTCCTTGAGAGGGACTGGGCTGATAAATTCCAGGAGGTATTTGATCCCCAGAGGGCAAGGTGGCCAGAGAAACCATCCTACTATGTGAATGTACCCTCACGGACGGATACGACTGCCGCCCCTCAAGGATCAGACACCCTCTTCATACTGGTCCCCCTCGCCCCTGGCATGGATGATAATGAGGAACTGCGGGAGGGCCTCTACAGAAGGGTGATGGATGACCTTGAGAAGAAGGTGGGTGAAAATATACGGGACCATGTTGTTGTAAAGAGGATATTCGCCATAAATGATTTCAGGGACCGTTACAATGCATACAAGGGCACAGCCCTGGGGCTTTCCCATACACTAAGACAGACAGCCCTATGGAGACCATCACATAAGAGCAAGAAGGTTAAGAACCTCTATTACACAGGCCATTACACACACCCGGGTATAGGAGTCCCAATGACACTTGTCTCATCACAGATAGTCTGCAATGAGATAATGGAGGATACCGGAAAGTGA
- a CDS encoding HEAT repeat domain-containing protein — MVNERLKEIGLMEPQGRMEAIEELEPSEESVEILISLLEDESHLVRFKAAEKLAEFGEVAIENLMEVMDTAEGEIRRYATFALKKIGDPRVTDHFIEALSDEDWGVRKVAARSLGELGDLSAVEPLIEALSDEDWGVKLAAVRSLGDLGDERAIEPIKKARRKGDKDFKKAANKSLKKIQSGT; from the coding sequence ATGGTCAATGAAAGATTGAAGGAAATAGGTCTAATGGAGCCTCAGGGCAGGATGGAGGCCATAGAAGAACTTGAACCTTCAGAGGAATCAGTTGAAATACTCATATCTCTTCTGGAGGATGAAAGTCACCTTGTAAGATTCAAAGCCGCTGAAAAACTTGCAGAATTTGGTGAAGTAGCCATTGAGAATCTTATGGAAGTAATGGATACGGCTGAGGGCGAAATCAGGAGATACGCAACCTTCGCACTCAAGAAGATAGGGGACCCCCGTGTCACAGATCACTTCATAGAGGCCCTCAGTGATGAGGACTGGGGCGTAAGGAAGGTTGCTGCAAGGTCCCTGGGTGAACTGGGGGATCTGAGCGCAGTTGAACCCCTGATAGAGGCCCTCAGTGATGAGGACTGGGGTGTTAAACTTGCAGCTGTAAGGTCACTGGGGGACCTTGGGGATGAGAGGGCAATAGAGCCAATCAAGAAGGCCAGAAGGAAGGGTGATAAGGACTTCAAGAAGGCTGCAAACAAATCCCTTAAAAAGATCCAGTCCGGGACCTGA
- a CDS encoding prenyltransferase, whose translation MKNYANTWMIHEIIRLGRLPFLGAGFILYATGAVLAAIETGHISAEQFIAGYLIVMPAHLSVSYSNDYYDFDLDGSDSSTRYSGGSGVLQRHPELRSFAWRFAVFLIAISIMLSIIYAINYRNPSVFLLTVSGSLLGWFYSAPPLRLSYRGLGEIATAITGFIFPAMGYSVIAGGPDLQILLFTIPIMLLQLVFIINVEIPDIQEDLAGGKMTLPVRIGVRDSRRIMVLASATATVMLALLSLSESFSPGINFLLISALSLTVTVPCIHSLHGSGDGDDVASKSELVMNSLIAFGILNLIYLTGVMVTA comes from the coding sequence ATGAAGAATTATGCAAATACCTGGATGATCCATGAGATAATCCGGCTTGGAAGGCTCCCCTTCCTTGGAGCAGGCTTTATACTCTATGCCACCGGAGCCGTCCTCGCAGCCATAGAGACTGGGCATATTTCAGCGGAACAGTTCATCGCCGGTTACCTCATAGTGATGCCGGCACACCTATCTGTATCCTACAGCAACGACTACTATGACTTTGACCTTGATGGGTCAGATTCTTCAACGAGGTACTCAGGTGGAAGCGGCGTCCTTCAGAGGCACCCTGAACTGCGAAGTTTCGCCTGGAGATTCGCGGTTTTTCTGATAGCCATATCCATAATGCTATCCATAATCTACGCCATAAACTACAGGAATCCTTCAGTGTTCCTGCTTACAGTTTCTGGCAGCCTCCTGGGATGGTTCTACAGTGCACCGCCCCTGAGGCTTTCATACAGGGGTCTTGGCGAGATTGCAACCGCCATCACAGGATTCATATTTCCAGCCATGGGCTACTCTGTGATTGCAGGTGGACCTGACCTTCAGATTCTCCTCTTCACCATACCCATAATGCTGCTGCAGCTCGTATTCATAATAAACGTTGAAATACCTGACATCCAGGAGGACCTCGCTGGTGGTAAAATGACCCTACCCGTCCGGATAGGGGTCAGGGATTCCCGGAGGATAATGGTGCTTGCCTCAGCCACAGCAACGGTGATGCTGGCCCTTCTTTCATTATCAGAAAGCTTCAGTCCCGGGATCAATTTCCTCTTAATATCCGCCCTGTCACTCACAGTTACAGTCCCATGCATCCATTCACTCCATGGTTCAGGGGATGGGGATGATGTTGCAAGCAAATCTGAGCTTGTTATGAACTCCCTCATAGCCTTCGGGATACTCAACCTCATCTATTTAACGGGAGTCATGGTGACCGCATGA
- a CDS encoding metallophosphoesterase, with the protein MKTYRLMDDLEICDLSLLIEDSMVIADLHLGYEQYLNRQGVMVPGFQFRRIIERIDTIRDVSGASSIIINGDLKHEFGRVSWQENREIIRMMDYLEENFRDITIIRGNHDPLIPHMSRVSHLSVTDTLRISGFLLAHGHVIPEDLDAGTIIIGHEHPCVGLRSGERVEKIKCFLLGPFRDRKLLVMPSFNFVTEGSDILHEDILSPLLREAELTEFLVYGVEDFEVFEFGTVGDLLKFQQKTGYPGD; encoded by the coding sequence ATGAAGACCTACAGACTCATGGATGACCTTGAAATATGTGACCTCTCCCTCCTCATTGAGGATTCCATGGTCATTGCTGACCTCCACCTGGGCTATGAGCAGTACCTCAACAGGCAGGGGGTCATGGTACCTGGATTTCAGTTCAGGAGGATAATTGAACGCATAGACACCATAAGGGATGTTTCAGGAGCCTCATCCATCATCATAAATGGCGACCTTAAACATGAATTCGGGAGGGTGAGCTGGCAGGAGAACCGTGAGATCATCAGAATGATGGATTACCTTGAGGAGAATTTCAGGGATATAACCATCATCAGGGGAAACCATGACCCCCTCATACCCCACATGTCCCGGGTTTCACATCTCAGTGTCACCGACACCCTCAGGATATCCGGTTTCCTCCTTGCACACGGCCACGTTATACCCGAAGACCTTGATGCCGGGACAATAATCATCGGCCATGAGCATCCCTGTGTGGGTTTAAGAAGCGGTGAGAGGGTTGAGAAGATCAAATGTTTCCTGCTTGGTCCCTTCAGGGACAGGAAACTCCTTGTGATGCCCTCCTTTAACTTCGTTACAGAGGGTTCAGACATCCTCCACGAGGATATACTCTCCCCTCTCCTGAGGGAGGCGGAACTCACTGAATTCCTGGTCTATGGTGTTGAGGACTTTGAGGTCTTCGAATTCGGAACCGTGGGTGACCTCCTGAAGTTTCAGCAGAAAACAGGTTATCCTGGTGATTGA